One Polypterus senegalus isolate Bchr_013 chromosome 10, ASM1683550v1, whole genome shotgun sequence DNA segment encodes these proteins:
- the rfxank gene encoding DNA-binding protein RFXANK produces MSSFEPIQEEMEKGRIPEHKEEHRKDSEEGDGGTHCEVPEATSNKPDDPMNETFILHLYPMQPSDTASDQDWICLPGTEDILKHSTPITNRQLGNEIAARQAALERADDFLKHSTTLTNRQRGNEITARPATLDILSVHQLAAQGEMNQLNEHLNKDNDLLNKQDERGFTPLMWAAAFGEYAVVKYLLFRGADPNILACERESALSLASSGGYADIIRMLMEFKVDINIYDWNGGNPLLYAVRGNHVKCVEELLAWGADLTMEADSGYSPMDLAVALGYKKVQQAIENHILGLLKNKK; encoded by the exons ATGAGTTCTTTTGAACCCATTCAAGAAGAAATGGAAAAGGGCCGCATCCCAGAGCATAAAGAAGAACACAGGAAGGACAGTGAGGAAGGTGATGGTGGAACACACTGTGAGGTCCCTGAGGCAACGAGCAACAAACCAGATGACCCAATGAATGAAACTTTCATCCTTCATCTTTATCCGATGCAGCCTTCTGACACTGCCTCTGATCAGGATTGGATTTGCTTGCCAg GAACAGAGGATATCTTGAAACATTCAACACCCATAACCAACCGACAACTTGGTAATGAGATTGCTGCTCGGCAAGCTGCACTGGAGA gGGCAGATGATTTCTTGAAACATTCAACAACCTTAACCAACCGACAGCGTGGCAATGAGATCACTGCTCGGCCTGCTACACTGGACA TACTCTCTGTTCATCAGCTGGCAGCCCAGGGAGAAATGAATCAGTTGAATGAGCATCTTAACAAAG ATAATGACCTTCTGAACAAACAAGATGAAAGGGGCTTCACTCCGCTCATGTGGGCAGCAGCTTTTGGCGAGTATGCTGTAGTTAAATACCTGCTGTTCAGG ggaGCTGATCCGAATATTTTAGCTTGTGAGCGAGAGAGTGCATTGTCCTTGGCCAGTTCTGGTGGCTATGCAGACATTATCAGAATGCTTATGGAATTCAAAGTGGACATTAACATTTACGACTGG AATGGAGGGAATCCACTTTTGTATGCAGTGCGAGGTAACCATGTGAAGTGTGTTGAGGAGTTGCTAG CATGGGGTGCAGATTTGACCATGGAAGCAGATTCAGGATACAGTCCAATGGACCTTGCTGTAGCATTGGGTTATAAGAAAG tACAACAGGCAATTGAAAACCACATCCTTGGTttactcaaaaacaaaaagtga